From a region of the Vanrija pseudolonga chromosome 2, complete sequence genome:
- the cog4 gene encoding Conserved oligomeric Golgi complex subunit 4, translating to MLAHGRNPDLPAEHPINALSPWRKAAILGTLSFCALMGNFNVAIILTAFFPMAAQFKTSPGAIANCVGYAFLGMAVGPLFWNPLSRTVGRRPVYLLGSVLLLPCAVWCALSPTYGSFAAARVVTGFFNGFSQTVPPATISDIYVERVLGSKMVIYIVCLVCAPAIAPIISAGIIKHHSWRNLFWLVLGLYGLQLILFFFFVPETMWNEDDSGNESNNEADKAPPVHVEGEKVTPAPVRRSGHVGIAWYPWQRPREYLSMMISPIIMFKYLAILITSVYYGMVFAWGVGASIILPQKYAAPPYSFGLIATGATFIAFGIGSVIGLPLGGIAGDKAVDYFAKKTGRREPEHRLWAMYPMLPLFFVSCIICGCGLQYNLHWIAFLIGGAIMYTALTAITGLLQTYVLETYLPKGADTQAVFTFWRLIWAFVAPFFIFDWGVKHGWLQEFIIQGALGLGLGLLLCFGLIWKGKELPTPAPIDPRDITDASQIAAQLALLTRREADLTLALNALIADRTQVDGALSRLSQLTTDVDALSIEVDGVASGSSRPNGHPGQPQQQQRISSRGLGLQNADVEYDDGTDGLVSRVNRVWETSERVGGKVRKLDEEIGRVREAADVVTEVLELKNALQTLAIAIEKNDWESASRSCKRAMSVSKAVLEGEFAGSVVPTPQSPLPPPQQLNELRDSLLQTFRAEFDAAAERKDEGEVSRYFRLWPGIGAEDEGLEAYGDFVVGLVKARSTAAGKPSSPVYYLTNLTSLLESIAHIIDQHQPVVDKYYGTGRMRKVVGRLVAESDRVVKNLVEGWEEERRVGRLISETKQSRFTLLSNPALAPPLFASLTNPAAANQLSLASLANTTSNLTSTLQSYAPGRKQVPTGTATPVQPEEEPGPDLRDVDRILGELVALGGRWALFRRFVCSQLSDEEGDHAAQTRATLELLEQSGSQRAIENLLKVYYTPLETWYLRTSVEKAHRLDSPDTSAKPHLSSILDDTFYLIKLVLNRVLSSGSVSTLSSLREKITSVLETDYAAYIGKKMDLLYTSPAPHDRAEKERREKDQKASYIIYLNDLDVSADYNDRMLAEIRANIPQVYLETELEAVLEELDILGDLSSQFRSSSRSGLEQLFNQVTRPRLRPMLDECYRDVSYLLDEDAFADAEEHDVVRRRFVRAWEGIVEGFKDAFTDHNYQTFFNMTVETLVKPWEKMVFNMQFSELGAIRYERDIRSVASYLSTQAAYGGARDKFTRLSQIATILNLDADEDPDEFYSNSGIPWRLSRNEYNTVVGLREF from the exons ATGCTCGCGCACGGCCGGAATCCCGACTTGCCGGCCGAGCACCCCATCAACGCGCTCAGCCCGTGGCGCAAGGCTGCGATCCTGGGCACGCTGTCGTTCTGTGCGCTAATGGGTAATTTCAA CGTCGCCATCATCCTCACGGCGTTTTTCCCAATGGCCGCGCAGTTCAAGACAAGCCCAGGCGCTATCGCAAACTGCGTCGGATACGCGTTCCTCGGGATGGCTGTCGGCCCGCTCTTCTGGAACCCGCTCTCGCGAACAGTGGGCAGGAGGCCAGTGTACCTCCTCGGCTCGGTACTTCTTCTCCCGTGCGCGGTGTGGTGTGCCCTCTCGCCGACGTACGGCTcgttcgccgccgcgcgcgtcgtcacGGGCTTTTTCAACGGGTTTTCCCagacggtgccgccggcgaccatTTCAGACATCtacgtcgagcgcgtgctcggctcCAAGATGGTGATATATATCGTGTGCCTTGTCTGCGCACCCGCCATCGCGCCCATCATCTCCGCCGGCATCATCAAGCACCACTCGTGGCGCAACCTCTTCTGGTTGGTGCTCGGTCTGTACGGCCTCCAACTcatcctcttcttcttcttcgtccCCGAGACGATGTGgaacgaggacgactcggGCAACGAGAGCAATaacgaggccgacaaggcccCGCCGGTCcatgtcgagggcgagaaggtcaCCCCTGCACCGGTGCGGCGCTCTGGCCACGTCGGCATAGCGTGGTATCCTTGGCAGCGGCCCCGCGAGTACCTGTCCATGATGATCTCACCCATCATCATGTTCAAGTACCTCGCCATCCTGATCACGTCCGTCTACTACGGCATGGTCTTCGCCTGGggtgtcggcgccagcaTCATCCTGCCACAGAAGTACGCTGCACCGCCATACTCCTTTGGTCTCatcgccaccggcgccacgTTCATCGCCTTCGGTATCGGCTCTGTTATTGGCCTTCCTCTAGGTGGAATTGCAGGCGACAAGGCTGTCGACTACTTCGCCAAGAAGAcgggccgccgcgagcccgAGCACCGCCTGTGGGCTATGTACCCCATGCTCCCGCTCTTCTTTGTCTCGTGCATCATCTGTGGCTGCGGGCTGCAGTACAACCTGCACTGGATCGCCTTTCTCATCGGTGGCGCAATCATGTACACGGCCCTCACGGCCATCACGGGCCTCCTCCAGACGTACGTGCTCGAGACGTACCTCCCCAAGGGCGCGGACACCCAGGCCGTGTTCACGTTCTGGAGGCTCATTTGGGCCTTTGTGGCCCCCTTCTTCATCTTCGACTGGGGAGTGAAGCACGGCTGGCTCCAAGAGTTTATTATACAgggcgcgcttggcctcggacTGGGTCTCTTGCTCTGCTTTGGTCTCATTTGGAAGGGCAAGGAGTTGC cgacgccggcgcccatCGATCCGCGGGACATAACCGACGCCTCGCAGATCGCtgcccagctcgcgctcctcacgAGGCGCGAAGCGGACCTGACGCTGGCGCTGAACGCGCTCATCGCGGACCGGACgcaggtcgacggcgcgctgagCCGGCTCTCGCAGCTGACGacggacgtcgacgcgctcagcatcgaggtggacggcgtcgcgtctggctcgtcgcgcccaaACGGCCACCCTGGccagcctcagcagcagcaacgcatctcgtcgcgcgggctcgggctgcagaatgccgacgtcgagtacGACGATGGCACGGACGGCCTTGTAAGCCGCGTCAACCGCGTCTGGgagacgagcgagcgcgtaGGCGGCAAGgtgcgcaagctcgacgaggagatcggcagggtgcgcgaggcggcggatgTCGTCACCGAGGTGCTGGAACTCAAG AATGCCCTCCAGACGCTCGCTATTGCTATCGAGAAGAACGACTGggagtcggcgtcgagaaGCTGTAAGCGCGCCATGAGCGTCAGCAAGGCTGTTCTTGAGGGCGAGTTTGCGGGTTCCGTTGTG CCAACACCACAATCACCACTACCCCCACCTCAGCAGCTcaacgagctgcgcgactcGCTCCTGCAGACCTTTCGCGCCGAGTTTGACGCGGCCGCGGAgcgcaaggacgagggcgaggtcagCCGGTATTTCCGCCTGTGGCCAGGCAtcggggccgaggacgagggtcTCGAGGCGTACGGCGACTTTGTCGTTGGGCTCGTCAAGGCGCGGTCCACGGCGGCCGGCAAGC cctcgtcgcccgtgtACTATCTCACCAACCTCACCTCGCTCCTCGAGTCCATCGCCCACATCATCGACCAGCACCAGCCCGTCGTGGACAAGTACTACGGCACGGGGCGGATGCGCAAGGTCGTCGGGCGGCTGGTGGCGGAGAGCGACCGCGTAGTGAAGAACCTCGTTGAGGgttgggaggaggagcggagGGTCGGCCGATTG ATATCCGAGACCAAGCAGTCGCGCTTCACGCTACTCTCcaaccccgcgctcgcgccgcccctcTTCGCGTCCCTCACCAACCCCGCGGCTGCGAACCAGCTctccctcgcctcgctcgcgaaCACGACGTCCAACCTCACGTCCACGCTGCAGTCGTACGCGCCGGGAAGGAAGCAGGTGCCGACGGGCACTGCGACGCCTGTGCAGCCAGAGGAGGAGCCGGGCCCGGATctccgcgacgtcgaccgtATTCTCGGCGAGCTAGTCGCGCTTGGTGGTCGGTGGGCATTGTTCCGTCGTTTCGTTTGCTCTCAGCTTTCG gacgaggaaggcgaccATGCGGCGCAGACACGAGCGaccctcgagctgcttgagcagTCGGGCTCACAACGAGCAATTGAGAACCTGCTCAAGGTCTACTACACCCCATTGGAGACGTGGTACCTCCGCACCTCCGTCGAGAAGGCGCACCGCCTCGACTCGCCCGACACGAGCGCCAAGCCGCACCTCTCCTCCATCCTGGACGACACGTTCTACCTCATCAAGCTGGTGCTCAACCGCGTCCTCTCGAGTGGATCCGTGTCCACCCTCTCGAGCCTGCGCGAGAAGATCACGAGCGTGCTGGAGACTGATTACGCGGCATACATCGGCAAGAAGATGGATCTGCTGTACACcagccccgcgccgcacgaCCGTGCCGAGAAGGAGCGACGAGAGAAGGACCAGAAGGCATCGTACATC ATCTACTTgaacgacctcgacgtctcGGCCGACTACAACGACCGCATGCTGGCCGAGATCCGCGCCAACATCCCCCAGGTGTACCTcgagaccgagctcgaggcggtgcTCGAAGAACTCGACATCCTGGGCGACCTCTCCAGCCAGTtccgctcgtcgtcgcgctccggcctcgagcagctcttCAACCAGGTCACGCGGCCACGGCTGCGCCCCATGCTGGACGAGTGCTACCGGGACGTGTCGTACCtgctggacgaggacgcgttcgccgacgccgaggagcacgacgtcgtgcgccgGCGCTTCGTCCGCGCATGGGAGGGCATCGTCGAGGGCTTCAAG gaCGCATTCACAGACCACAACTACCAGACATTCTTCAACATGACGGTCGAGACGCTCGTCAAGCCGTGGGAGAAGATGGTCTTCAACATGCAGTTCTCGGAG ctcggcgcgatcCGGTACGAGCGCGACATTCGCTCCGTGGCCAGCTACCTCTCCACGCAGGcggcgtacggcggcgcgcgcgacaagTTTACCCGCCTCTCGCAGATCGCGACcatcctcaacctcgacgcggacgaggaccCAGACGAGTTCTACTCCAACTCTGGCATTCCCTGGCGTCTGTCCAGGAACGAGTACAACACTGTCGTTGGGCTGCGCGAGTTCTAG